GAGGTCGGCGCGGAGACGCTCTCGGTCGACGGCGCCGTCGTCGCGACCGACCCTCGGACGGCGACGGACCTCACCGGCGTCGACGCAATCCCGACCGAGGCACTGGGCTGTGTCACCCAGTACTTCTCGCTCCCGACGAACCGGGCGCCGAACACCGGCAAGCGCATCATCCTCAACGCCGCCGACGACCGGCCCAACACCGTCGCGCCGATGTCGGCCGTCGCACCCGAGTACGCGCCCGAGGGGATGGAACTGTACAGCGCGACGTTCCTCGGCGTCCCCGAGGAGAGCGACGCGGAACTCGCCAGCGAGGTGCGCCAGGCCCTCCAGTCGTGGTATCCGGCCGCCGGGTTCGACGGCCTCGAACTGCGCCGGACCGACCGCGTCCCGTTCGCCCAGTTCGCCCAGCCGCCGGGGTTCCGTGCCGGCCTTCCCGACCCGGATGCCCCCGACGGAAACGTCGCGTTGGCCGGCGACTACACGCGCTGGTCGTCGATACAGGGCGCCCTTGAGAGCGGTCGCGTCGCTGCGGAGCTGGTGGGAGCCAACCGGTAGAAGACTCGCGCGGCGGCCTATGCGGGGCGACCGCCGCTATTCGGGTTTCCCTCGGGGTCCTCGTCCTCGTCCCCGACGAGGACCGCCGAGACGTACTTGATGGTCGCGTAGTACAGCGCCAGGAGCGCGAGGAGCGTAACCGCGATGAGCGCGAGTGCAGCGCCAGTCTGAACCATGTTCCAGCGTCCACCGCGATGGCTCAAATACCTACCGTTATAACATCCGGCGGAACTCCCCGAGGGCGGGGAACGTGACGGCCTCCCGCCCGCTCTCGTCCCAGACCACTGGTTCGAGTCTGTCGGCGTCCGTGACGAGCGGCGACTGGAAGTCAGCGGCCTGCATCCGGTTGACCTCGACGCCCGCGTTGAGCGTGTTGAACGACGGGAGCATCACCACCGTCGCGCCGCGGAACTGCTCGGGACCCACGAGGTAGCAGGGTCGGCGCTGGCCCTCGATGGCGATGGTCGGGTGGTCGTGGCCGACGACGTAGCGGTCGGCCTCCGCCTCGGGTACCTCGTGGCCGTGACAGACCACGGTGTCGCCGATGCGGTGTGACGCCGGACTCGGGCCATCCCAGACCGATTCCAGCATCGTATCGTGGTTGCCCGGCGTGACGATAAGGTCGGCATCCCGGTCCACACAGGTCGCCCGGAGGCTCTCGACCACGCTCTCGACGGTCCGGGGGACCGTCTGGAAGGAGTGCAGCAGGTCGCCGGCCACGACGACCTCGCTCGGGCGATGGCGGTCGACGAGGGTTTCGAACCGACGGGCGACGTCGGCGCCCGACCCGATCGGGAGTTCGAGGTTCCCGCCGGTGCCCCGGCCCAGGTGGAGGTCAGCGAGCACGAGGGTCCCGTCCAGTAGCAGCGCCCGGTCGTCGTACGTGGGCGTCATCGCCTCCGGGTCGGGCCCGCCCACACATAGCGGTGACGCCCTCGTCATCGGTGATACTTCTACCGACGCGCTCAGCGATACCGGCCACGACGACGAGGCCCCCCAGTGAGCAACCTTTTCGGGGCCGAACCCCGTCGGTTCGAGTATGAGCGATACCGAGAACGAGTCGACCGACGAGGCCGTCGCGGCGTTCCTCCGTGCGGCCGACGACGCCTACGACGAGTACGAGCACGGTTACACGGACGCCGACGCGACCCTGCGCCGCCTGGAGAGCGCGATTGCGGAGCTGCGCTCGGCGACCGAGTCGGAGTGAGCGCCCGGGCGAACAGTATTGTAGTCTCGGCGTCACGTTACGGGCATGACCGACGTGGTCGTCGTCGACGGGGCACGAACCGCACACGGGTCGCTCCTGGGCGCGCTCTCGGAGCGGACCGCGACCGAACTCGGACAGGCGGCCATCGAGGGGCTGCTCGACCGCACCGGAGTCGACCACGACCTGGTGGACTGGGTCGCGATGGGGAACGCCGTCCAGGCCGGGGTCGGCCAGGTCCCGGCGCGGCAGGTCGTCGTCGACTCACCCTTGCCGGATGCCGTCCCCGCAACCACGGTCAACGAGGCCTCCGGGTCCGGCCTTCGGGCTATCATGACTGCCGCCGACCGCATCGAGGCCGGCCGCGCGTCGCTGTGTCTCGCCGGCGGGACGGAATCGATGTCGAACGCCCCCTACCTCGTCCGCGAGCTGCGCGAGGGCCGACCACACGGCGACGCGACGCTCGTCGACGCGATGATTCACGACTCGCTGTGGGACACTCACTACGAGGCCCACATGGGGACGCTGACCGACCAGCTCGCCGAGCGCTTCGAGGTCGGCCGCCGGGCCCAGGACGAGTACGCCCGGCGGAGCAACCACCGGGCCGGCGACGCCATCGAGTCCGGCGCCTTCGACGAGGAGATCGTCCCCGTGGAGGCGGGTGACCACCTCGTCACCGAGGACGAGGGGCCTCGACCGGATACGACGATGGAACAGCTCGCCCGGCTCCCGCCGGCGTTCGGCGAGGACGGCACCATCACGGCCGGCAACGCCTCGAAGCTCTCCGACGGCGCGGGCGCGGTCTTGCTCGCGGACGCCGAGACTGTCGACGAGGCGGGCATGGGCCCGATGGCCCACGTCGAGGACTACACTGTCGTCTACCGCGATCCCGCGGAGTTCACGATTGCGGTCCGTGACGCCGTCTTGGAACTCCTCGAGCGGAACGACCTCTCTGTCGACGACGTCGACCACTTCGAACTCAACGAGGCCTTCGCCGCCCAGATGGTCTACGTCGCCGACGAACTGGGCTTGCCGCCGGAGAAACACAATCCGCTGGGCGGGGCCGTCGCACTCGGCCACCCTATCGGCGCCAGCGGCGGCATCCTCACGACGACGCTGCTCTATGCGATGGAGCGCGAGGACCACGACCGGGGGGTCGTCGGGATGAGCGCGGGCGGTGGGGGTGCGCTGGCGATGTCACTGGTGCGGTGAGTCGACCACGCTTCGGCGCGCGCTGTCGCTCGCTCCGTCGAGCGACGGACCTGTGCGAGGGATGAGCGCGGGAGCGATAGCGACCGCGCGACTCGGCTGGGGAGGGCGTGGCTGGCGGGTAGGACTTTCTGCGAGTCAGGGAGAGCAGCACGACTGCCCGGTGCTTTCAGTTCGCTCTCGACCGAGCCGTATGGCCACCGGGCGAACACCGGGTCGGCATGAAAGACGGGAAGAATTATCGGCCCGGCCCCCTCCGAACAGAGTATGATCGAATTCTCCGAGCGCGTCGAGCAGGTGTCGATATCGGGCATCCGCGAGGTGTTCGAGGCGGCCGGCGAGGACGCCATCAACCTCGGGCTGGGTCAGCCGGACTTCCCCACCCCGGAGCACGCCCGCGAGGCGGCTGTCGAGGCCATCCGCGCGGGGAAGGCCGACGCCTACACGTCGAACAAGGGCACGCTGGAACTCCGGGAAGCCATCGCCGCGAAGCACGCCCGGGACAACGACCTCGAGGTCGACCCGGCTGACATCATCGCCACCTCGGGCGGGAGCGAGGCGCTCCACATCGCCCTGGAGGCCCACGTCGACCAGGACGAGGAGGTCGTCTTCCCGGACCCCGGCTTCGTCTCCTACGAGGCGCTGACCCACCTCGCAGGCGGCCAGCCGAAACCGGTCGGCCTGCGCGAGGACCTGACGCTCGACCCGGCCGCCGTCGAGGACGCTATCACCGACGACACGGCGGCGTTCGTCGTCAACTCGCCGGCCAACCCGACGGGGGCGGTCCAGTCGCCCGAGGACATGCGCGAGTTCGCCCGTATCGCCGACGAGCACGACGTGCTTTGCATCTCCGACGAGGTGTACGAACACCAGGTGTTCGAGGGTGAACACCGCTCGCCGGCGGAGTTCAGCGAGGCAGGCAACGTCGTCGTCGTCAACGCCTGCTCGAAGGCCTACTCGATGACCGGCTGGCGCCTGGGCTGGGTCACCGGCCCGAACGACCGTATCGAGCGGATGTTGCGGGTCCACCAGTACGCGCAGGCCTGTGCGTCGGCCCCCGCCCAGTTCGCCGCGGAGGCCGCACTCTCGGGCCCGCAGGACCCCGTCGCCGAGATGCGCGATGCCTTCGAGGAGCGCCGTGACGTGCTGCTCGACGGGCTCGCGGAGATGGGTCTGGAGTGTCCCACGCCGAAGGGCGCGTTCTACGCGATGCCGAAGGTTCCGGAGGGGTGGGTCGAGGCGGTCATCGACCGCGGCGTTGTCGTCGTCCCCGGCGACGCGTTCGGCGAGCGCGGCGCGGGTTACGCTCGTATCTCCTACGCCACGGACATGGAGACGCTGAAAGAAGCCATCGATATCATGGCGGAGGCGACGGACGCCGTCCGCTGACTTTCTGACTGAGATTGCGACCCGTCTCGAACGAATCTTGCGCCCGCTCGTGGAGCGCGGTTGACGTGACCCCGAAGGGTGGATAACGACGCAGCCCGTATCCCCGTCCGAATGGACCACCTCGCACCGTCGAACGTGCCGGTGTACGCGACAGCCGAGGAGCACCGCGCCATCTGGGAGCGCTGTGCGGACCGGGGCCATCCGGTCCTCGCCGTCCGCGGCGCCACACGCGGGTATATCGTGAAGTACGACCTCCAGCACCTGGACCGGGAACTCGCACCCGAAGCCGTCCAGGCACTCCGCGACCGCGTCCGGTCGCGCCGCCCCTATCCGACTGGAACCGACCCCATCTCCGAGTCCGAGGGGATCGGCGGCGAGGCCGGCGCCGTCTCCGGTGAGTTACACACCGGCACCGAACAGGCCGGCCGCGACCTCGCCTCGCACATCTCCGAGTTCGTCCTCGACCGCACCAACTGGCGCTGACTGGGGCCGCCCCTTTCGTTCCCATT
This DNA window, taken from Haloarcula ordinaria, encodes the following:
- a CDS encoding pyridoxal phosphate-dependent aminotransferase, which produces MIEFSERVEQVSISGIREVFEAAGEDAINLGLGQPDFPTPEHAREAAVEAIRAGKADAYTSNKGTLELREAIAAKHARDNDLEVDPADIIATSGGSEALHIALEAHVDQDEEVVFPDPGFVSYEALTHLAGGQPKPVGLREDLTLDPAAVEDAITDDTAAFVVNSPANPTGAVQSPEDMREFARIADEHDVLCISDEVYEHQVFEGEHRSPAEFSEAGNVVVVNACSKAYSMTGWRLGWVTGPNDRIERMLRVHQYAQACASAPAQFAAEAALSGPQDPVAEMRDAFEERRDVLLDGLAEMGLECPTPKGAFYAMPKVPEGWVEAVIDRGVVVVPGDAFGERGAGYARISYATDMETLKEAIDIMAEATDAVR
- a CDS encoding thiolase family protein; the protein is MTDVVVVDGARTAHGSLLGALSERTATELGQAAIEGLLDRTGVDHDLVDWVAMGNAVQAGVGQVPARQVVVDSPLPDAVPATTVNEASGSGLRAIMTAADRIEAGRASLCLAGGTESMSNAPYLVRELREGRPHGDATLVDAMIHDSLWDTHYEAHMGTLTDQLAERFEVGRRAQDEYARRSNHRAGDAIESGAFDEEIVPVEAGDHLVTEDEGPRPDTTMEQLARLPPAFGEDGTITAGNASKLSDGAGAVLLADAETVDEAGMGPMAHVEDYTVVYRDPAEFTIAVRDAVLELLERNDLSVDDVDHFELNEAFAAQMVYVADELGLPPEKHNPLGGAVALGHPIGASGGILTTTLLYAMEREDHDRGVVGMSAGGGGALAMSLVR
- a CDS encoding metallophosphoesterase, which gives rise to MTPTYDDRALLLDGTLVLADLHLGRGTGGNLELPIGSGADVARRFETLVDRHRPSEVVVAGDLLHSFQTVPRTVESVVESLRATCVDRDADLIVTPGNHDTMLESVWDGPSPASHRIGDTVVCHGHEVPEAEADRYVVGHDHPTIAIEGQRRPCYLVGPEQFRGATVVMLPSFNTLNAGVEVNRMQAADFQSPLVTDADRLEPVVWDESGREAVTFPALGEFRRML